CGTTCTGCCCGGCTACCTCGTGCCGAACCGCTTCCGCTTCGTGGAGGACCTCCCGTTGACCACCAACGGCAAACTGGACCGGCGGGCCGCCGCCGCGCTCTTCGGCGCCGCGCCCGAGGCGGAGCCCGCCCCTGCCGCCGTCCCTGCCGCCGCTCCGGCCGACGCCGCGGGCCGCGAGATCCGCGCCGTCGTCGCCGACGTGCTCGGCGTGGCCGAACCGGCCGACACGGACGACCTGTTCGACCTCGGCGCCACCTCGTTCACCATGATCCGCATCGCGCAGGAGATCGAGCGTCTCACCGGCACGGCCCTGCCCGTCGACGCCCTCATCAGCAAGCCCACGCTCGGCGCCCTCCTGAAGGCCGCCCTGCCCGAACAGGCCCCGGAACAGGCCCCCGAGCCCGCCGCCGCACCCCGCGCCCTGGACGCGCAGGACGTCGCCCGCCGGGCCGCCGCCGTCCTGGGCGTCGGCCACGTGGCCCCGGACGACGACCTGTTCGACCTCGGCGCCACATCCTTCACCATGATCCGGCTGGCCCAGGAGATCGAGGCGGAGACCGGGGCCCAGATCCCCGTCGACGTCCTCATCCAGAGCCCCACCCCGCGCTCCATCGCCCGGAGCGTCACCCCGGCCGCCGCGCCCGCCACCGCGCACCCGAGGCCCGCCGCCACCGGCACCGACGTACGGATCGCCCTGGACCCCGAGGCCAAGGCCGCGTTCAAGGAGGCCCGCATCGCCGAACGGCGCCTGCCCGCCACCCTGCGCCGCATCCCCGTCCCGCCGGTCACGGACGACGAGCCCCGCGCCCTGTTCGACGCCTCCTCCTTCCGCGAGTTCGCCGAGGACCCGCTGCCCGCCGAGGACCTGCTCACGCTGCTCGCCGCCGTCACCTGGGGCGACCTCGACGGCCGGGCCAAGCGCCGCTACCCCTCCGGCGGCGGCTTCTACCCGGTCCAGGTCTACGTGTACGCCGCCCCCGGCGCCGTCCGCGGCCTCGACGCCGGCCTCTACTACCTGCACCCGGCCGAGCGCGCCCTGGTCGCCCTCGCGCCCGACGCCCGCTACGGCACCGACCTGCACGTCCACCACAACCGGGCGCTCGTGGACGCCGCCGGCTTCGGCGTCTTCCTCGTGTCGACCCCCGCCGCCATCGCCCCCGCCTACGGCGAGCGCAACGCCGCCCGCTTCTCCACGATCGAGGCCGGGCACATCGCCCAACTACTGCTCACCGGGGCACCCGAGCGCGGGCTCGGACTGTGCGCCGTCGGCGAGATGGACTTCGACGCGGTGCGCGCCGACTTCGGCGTCGACGACGGACAGGAACTGCTCCTCTCCCTGTGGGGAGGCGCACTCACCGAACAGGCACGGACCCGCCGCGCCGCCCTCGCCCCGACCGCCTCGGCTCCCTCGGTCCCCGCGGCCCGGCCCGCCGACCGGGCCGTCGCGGTCGTCGGCTTCGCCGCCGACCTGCCCGGCGCCCGCACCCTCGACGAGCTCGACACCCTGCTCGCTTCCCGCACCCCCGCCACCGGACCCGCACCGGCCGACCGCTGGAAGCCCCTGCACTCCCGGGCACGCAGGGCCGGCGCGGCCGTCGGCGGCTACCTCGACGACGTACTCGCCGTCGAGGGCGAGGAGTACCGCATCCCCGAGGACGAGGCCGGCGCGGTCGACCCGCAGGAACGCCTGCTGCTCTCCGTCGCCCGGCGCTGCTTCGAGGACGCCGCCCTCACCCCGGACCGCGCCGGCGACCGGGTCGGCGTCTTCGTCGGCTCGATGTGGCAGGACCACGCGCTGTACGGGGTCGCCGCCCGCGCCGGCGGACGGTCCGAAGACAGCACCCACGCCACCCGCGGCGGTCTGGCCCACCGCACCTCGCACGCCTTCGGCCTGACCGGCCCCAGCGTGCTCGTCGACAGCGGCTGCGTGTCCGGACTCGCCGCCGTCGAGGCCGCGTACCGCGCCGTCGCCGACGGCCGCTGCGACGCCGCGCTCGCCGCCGGGGCCAACCTCGTGCTCCACCCCGACCACCTCGACGTCCTCTCCGAGATGGGCCTCGTCGCCGAGAACGACGACTCCTGCGCCTTCACCGACCGCGCAAGCGGCTGGCTGGTCGGCGAAGGCGTGGGCGCACTCCTGCTCAAGCCGCTGGACCGCGCCCTCGCCGACGGCGACCCCGTCCACGCGGTGCTGCGCGGCGGCGCCCTCCAGCACTCCGGCACCACCCGCCAGTTCGGCGTCCCGGACCCGGTACGGCAGGAGGCCACCATGCGCTCCGCGCTCGACGACGCCGGACTGCGCCCCGACGACATCGGCTACGTCGAGGCCGCCGCGGCCGGTGCCGCGCTCGCCGACGCCCTCGAATTCACCGCCCTCGGACGACTGTTCGACACCGCCGCCTCCGAGGGGGCCCCAGAGGCGGCACCGGTCCCGGTGGGCACGGTCAAGCCCCACACCGGGCACCTCGAGGCGGCCTCCGTCTTCGCCCAACTCGGCAAGGTGATCGCCCAGTTCCGGCGCCGCGACGTGTATCCCACGCTCCTCACCTCCGCGGTCAACCCGGCACTCGCCGGCGCCGCGAAATCGGTGACCCTCGCCACCGGCGACGCCGGCCACTGGCGCACCGCCCCCGGCACCCCCCGCCGCGTCCTGGTCAACGGATTCGCCGGCGGCGGCTCGTACGGCAGCCTCGTCGTCGAGGAACCGCCCACCGCGCGACCCGGCCCGCACGACACGGGCACCTGGGCACTGCCGCTGTCCGCCGACACCCCCGAGCACCTCGCCGCGCTCGCCGACAGCATCGCCGACCTGTGGGAACGGGACCCGTCCCTCGGCGCCGGCATCGTCGCCCGCACCCTGCGCGAGGGCCGCACCGACCGCCCCGTGCGCGCCGGCCTGATCACGGACGCCGCCGGCGCGGCCGCCGGCCTGCGCCTGCTAGCGCACCGCGTGCGCACCGAAGGCGGCGGAGCCGTCGAGTCAGGGCCCGAGGCCCCCGCACCGGAGCGGGACGCCCTGACGGCGTGGGTCGCGGGGGAGCGGGTCGACTGGCCCGCGATCACCGCACCCCGGGCCGCGCTCCCGGCCACCCCGCTCACCCGCACCCGCCCGCCGCTGCCCACCGGCGCCGCCACCCCGGCACCGGCAGGCGCACAGGACCCCGTACAGGCACCCGCACCCGCGCCCGTGACCACCGGCGCACTGTCCGCGCGGCTCGGCTCGGTGTGGGGCATCGGCCCCGCCGAGGAGCCGTCGACACCGCAGGAGCGACCGACCTCGCCCGGCACGCCCTTCGAACTGCTGGCGCCGCTGGTCGCCGCCGAACTCGGCACGGGCGGCCGGATCACCCCGGACCAGGACCTGTTCGCGCTCGGCGCCACCAGCCGTCAACTCCTGCGCCTGTCCGCCCGGATCACCGCCGCAGGCGGCCGGGAGATCTCCCTGGAGACCCTCTTCACCACCGCCGACCTCGGCGATCTGGCCGAACACGCCTTCCCTGCCCCGGTGGCGTCTGAGCCGAAAGCATTGACTCCTCCTCCTCGTGAACGAGGGGGATTCCTAGCTCACTTCGCCTGACCCCCGGCGGGGGTTCAGGGCTTACAAGATCAGCACTAGCCGGGTTGAAGACCAGCCCGGACGAGTATCACGCGGGCGGAGTTCTTGTCCCTGGACGAGACGGTTCCGCACGCGGTGCACGTATACGTTCTCTCGGAAAGAGGTAGGCGGTGCTTGGCTCTCGCTCCGCACTGCGCACAGTCCATCGTGGTGTGCGCGGGGTTGACCAGATGCACGGCTCGCCCGTGCTTGCGGGCCATCTCGACCAGGGCCTTCTTGGCGGCGCCGATAGCGGCATCGGCCGCCTTCCTGGCCATGGTGGTCTTCGCGAGGAACCTCGGCCGGAAGTTCTCCACGGCAAGGGCGTCGTGGTCGCGGACCACTCGCTTGGCCCACTTGCGGGCGGTGTCGGTCCGCTGGTTCGCGATCCTGCGGTGCAGTTTCGCAGTCTGCCGTTTCGCCTCACGGTAGCCCCGCGAGCTGGGCTGACCGCGCTTCGGCTTACGACGGGCCATCATCCGCTGGTACTTCGCAAGCTTCTGCGCGGCCGTCCTTCCGTGCTGTGGATGCGGCAGATCGTGAGTGTCGGATGTGGTGGTGGCGGTCTCTTTGACGCCCCAGTCGATTCCGATCAAACGGCCCGTCCTGGGCAGTTCCTCGGTCACGGTGGCGACGACGAACGACGCCCACCAGTGCCCGACCGCATCCCGGTACAGGCGGACGCTGGACGGTGCCTTGGGAAGTTCCCGCGACCACACAGGGCGTACAACGATCCCGCCCGCCAGGTGCAAACGCCCGTCCTTCAGACCGAATCCGCGCCGCGTGTAGTTCAGGCTGGGCAGCGCCTCACGCTTCCTCTTGTGCCGGGGCATCCCAGCCCGCTGCCGCACCGGCAATCTCGCCTTGATGTCCTTGAGTGCCTTCGCCCTCGACTTGCCGAAGTCGCGGATCACCTGCTGCTGAGGAACGCTCGCACCTTCCGCGAGCCAGGGGGTGCGCTTGCGGGCCTCGGTCAGCATCTTGTCGAGCTGAGCCGGACCGCAGGTCACCTTCTCGCCCGTCGCCCGGCTGTGCGCGTGCACGGCCTTGGACTTCGCGACCGACTCGTTCCAGACCCAACGGCAGCGGTCCCACTCGGCCTCGAGCTCCCGCCGGGCCGTGGACGACAAGCGCACACGGAACGTGTACCGGGCGTACCCGGCCGTCGCAGCGCTCGCCTCCGCCATCACGCATCCGAACCTATCCGGGAGGACTGACAGTTGAGCCCCATTGATCCTTGCAGGGCCCCTCACCAGCGGTTCTGGTGCACCCCCATCCGCCCTGACGGCACATCGGCCTTCCCTGCCCCGCTCACACGGGAACTCCGATTCCTCCCCCACCCAAAAGTGAGGGCATCCTTGAAGGAGACTCGATGACCACCATGACGCGGATCCTCATGTTCCCCGGCCAGGGCGCCCAGAGCGTCGGCATGGGCCGGGACCTGTTCGCACGCTTCCCCGACCTGGTGCGGGAGGCGGACGACGTCCTCGGCTACAGCCTGAGCCGGCTCTGCCTGGAGGACCCCGAAGGGCAACTCGGCAACACCCGCTACACCCAGCCCGCCCTGTTCGCGGTCGGTGCCCTCGCCCACCGCGCCTACCTGGAGGACGGCGGTGAGCCGGCCGATCTCGCGGTCGGCCACAGCCTCGGCGAGTACAACGCCCTGCACGCGGCGGGCGCCTTCGGCTTCGCCGACGGACTGCGCCTGGTCGCCGCCCGGGCCGCCGCGATGGCCGAGATCACCGGTGGCGGCATGAGCGCCGTCGTCGGCCTGCCCGAGACCCGGCTCCGCTTCCTCCTGATGCGGGCCGGCTTCGCCACCCTGGACCTGGCCAACCTCAACACCCCCGGCCAGATCGTGCTCGCCGGCCCGGTCGACGACCTCGCCGAGGTGGGCCCGATCCTGGAGGACGCGGGCGCCCGCATGGTCCGCCGGCTCGACGTCAGCGGCCCCTTCCACTCGCGCTACATGGCACCGGCCGCCGAGCGGCTCGAACCCGTCGTGGCACGGACCGTCTTCGCCCCGCTCGCCTTCCCCGTCATCGCCAACGCCACCGCCCGCCCCTACGCGCAGGACCTCGTCGGCGCGACCCTGCTCCAGCAGATCCACCAGCCGGTGCGCTGGCACGAGACCGTCGCGGCGATCCTCGACGAAGTCCACGGGCCCGAACCCGAGTTCACCGAGATCGGCACCGGCCGGGTCCTCGCCGGCCTGCTGCGGCAGATCCGGCGCGAACGGGACCAGGCCCGCGTGCCGGCCGGGGCGGGTGCGCGATGAACCCTGTGCACCCCACAGCCCGCGAGGACACCGTCGGCCTCTGGTTCTGCCCCAACGACGGGCTCGACCAGCCGACCAGCGCCCTGCTCGCCCCGCACTGGCTCGACGAGCACGAGCGCGAGACCGCCGGACGTTTCCTGTTCGAGCGGGACCGGCGGCAGTACCTCGTCGCCCACTGTCTGGTGCGGCGCGTGCTGTCGCTGGAGACCGGCATCCCGGAGGCGGAGGCCGTCCTGTGGCGCTCCTCGCGCGGCCGGCCCTTCCTCCAGGCCCCGCCCGGCGGACTGCCCGACGGCGCGCGCGACCTGGACTTCAACCTGTCGCACGCGCACGGGTTCAACGTCATGGCCGTGGCCCGCGACCGCCGCGTCGGTGTCGACATCGAACGCCTGGACCGGGGCGGGGAGCGGGGCTTCGACTGGGTCGTGGAGTCCTTCGCCCCCCAGGAGCGCGCCTATCTCGCCGGGCTCACCGCGGGCGGCCGCCGCGACCGGGCCACCCTGCGCCTGTGGACCCTGAAGGAGGCCTACGCCAAGGCGCGCGGCCTGGGCCTCGGCCTGCCCTTCGACTCCTTCTCCTTCGAACTGGACGAGGAGCAGGGCGTGGTGGGGTTCCGGCCGCCGGAGGGCGACGACGCGGACCGCTGGTGCTTCGTCGAACTGAACCCGCGCCCGCAGGTGTTGGTGTCGCTGGCCGTGGAGCGGAGCCGCGACGGTTCGGCTCCCGGTCGGATCGAGATGCACGACGGCTTCCCCTGGGGCCGCGCCGTGCCGCGCGACATCCCGCTGCCCGCACCCCACCGCGCCCTGGCCCCGCTCGTCGGAGCCGGCGCATGACCGAGGAGACCGTATGACAGCCCTGGACACGACAGCGGTGCGGGAAAGGCCCGCGGGAACCGGCGACGCCGACCGGTCCGACCGGTCCGACCGGTCCGCAGAGGCCGCTCAGGCCGCGCCGTCGTCAGCCCAGTCCTTCCGGGACGCGATGGCACAGCTCGCCGCCCCGGTCAGCGTCATCACCGCGCTCGACCCGGACGGGCGGAGGCGCGGGTTCACCGCCAGCTCGGTGAGCTCCGTGTCGCTGGACCCGCCGCTGATCCTCGCGGGCGTCGCGCTGACCTCGAGCTGCCACGCGACGCTGACGACCACGCCCGAGTTCGTGGTCAACGTGCTCGGCGCGCAGCACCGGGACCTCGCCCGGCGCTTCGCCACGCAGGACGTCGACCGTTTCGCGGGCGGCGGGTTCGACGCGTGGGAGGGCTCCGGGACGCCGTATTTGCCGGACGCGGCGCTGCTGATGCGCTGCCGCACGGCGCGGATCGTGCGCGCCGGGGACCACGACCTGGTGCTCGCCACCCCTGTCGAGTTCCGGCACGGCACGGCGGACATCGCCCCGCTGCTCTGGTACCGGCGCGGATTCCACACGGCCCGCCCGCACGGCGCCTGAGCGGGCCGTGCGGGCGGATGCCGCGGCGGTGCCTACTGGCCCGCGGCGGGCTGTGCGACCAGCCGGTCGAAGCGGCGCATCAGTTCCTCGTGCTCCAGGGAGAGCCGCTCGATGCGGTGCTGCAGCCGGGCGATCTCCCCGCTCAGGCTCAGCACCGTCGCGTCCGGGCCGGCCCCCGGCAGGGGGCCCGGTGGGCGCGGCGGCAGGGGCATCGCCACCACGGAGGCGACCCGGTCGGGCGCGCCCGGCGCCGCGAGGCCCGGGTCGTGCTGGAGGATCGCGTCCATCCGGCCGCGCAGCGCGGGACCCGGCTCGACGCCCAGTTCGTGCACCAGGCGCTTGCGCGCCCGGTCGTACACGCTGAGCGCCTCCGCCTGCCGCCCGCACCGGTACAGCGCCACCATGAGCAGGTCGTAGAACCGCTCCCGCATCGGATGGTCCGTCGTCAGCTCCTCGAGCTCGCCGATGATCTCGTCGTGCCGGGCTGCCCGCAGGCAGGCGTCGTAGAGGGTCTCCAGGGCGGTGAGCCGGTTCTCCTCCAGCTGGGCCGCCTCGGCGGCGCAGATGTCCCCGCGCACACTGCCCTCCAGGGCGGGCCCCCGCCACAGCGCCAGGGCGTCGCGGAGCAGTTCGGTGGCCTGCTGCGGATCGTCCGCGGCGGCCGCCCGTCCGCGCGCGGCCAGCTCGTTGAACCGCTGCGCGTCCGTCGTGCTGCGGCCGGGGCGCAGGACGTAGCCGAGGGAGCGCGTCACGATCCACTCGTGGTGCGGTTCCCCCGATCCCGGCTCGGGCACGGGCAGCAGGCGGCGCAGCCGCGCCACGTGCGCCTGCAGCGCGTTGGTCGCGTTGGCGGGCGGGTTCTCCCCCCACAGCTCGTCGATCAGCCGGTGGACGGACACGACGTGCCCGGACTTGACCACGAGCGCGCCCAGCAGGGCGCGTTGCTTGGCGCCCGTCGGAAGGATCCTCAGACCGGTTCGCTCGTCCTGGATCTCCACGGGACCGAGAATGCGGAACTGCATCTCCCCCTACCTCCCCGCGCGTCACGCCGCGCGCGTCACTCGAACCGGTCGGGATCGGTGAAGCCCAGGGGGAAGGCCGGCTCCTTGCCCTGGACGAGGTCGGCCAGGACCTCCCCGACCCCCGTGGCGTGCTTGAACCCGTGGCTGCTGCAGCCGCCCGCGACCACCAGGCGCGGATTCCCGCGGGGCCGTCCGATGAGGAACTGGCCGTCCGGCGTGCGGGCGTAGATGTTCGCGGTGGCCCGGGACGGCTCCTGGCCGACGCCCGGCACTGCGTCGGCGAGCCGGCGGCCGAGGACGGACCAGTCGGACGGGGACACGGAGCGGTCCAGGGTCTCCGGGTCCACGACGCGGAAGTGCCGGCCGCCGTCCTCGAGCCCCAGCTTCAGCTCGGTGCGGCCCGGCAGGGTGCCGTGGCCCCACAGCACGTCCCCGTCCTCGACCTCCCGCATGAACACCGGCAGCCGCTCCAGCGTGAAGCGTTCGTCCGGCTCGCGCGGGGTGAACCAGGTGGTGGGCATCCGGACGACCTCCAGCGGCAGTCCGGGCACGAGCTGGTCCAGCCACGGGCCGGCCGTCACCACGACCTGCCGCACGCGCAGGACGCGTCCGGCCGCTGTGTGCACGGCTGTTCCCGCGCTCTCGGACTCGAGGGCGGTGACCCGGGTGTCGGTGAGGATCTGTGCCCCGGCCGTGCGGGCCGAGGCGAGCGCGGCGCGGATCGTCGCCTCGGGCAGGGTCAGGCCGCCGGCGGGTTCCACCACCGCGATGTGGTCCGCCGGAAGGGCCTCGTGCGCGGGGCTGCGGCGGTGCAGGGCGTCGCGGTCGAGCACCTCGATGTCCAGGCTGTGCTCGCGGGCCGCGCGCAGGGCGCCGCCGACGATCCGTCCGTCCTCGGGGCCGATCAGCATGGCGCCGGTCGGCTCGAGCAGCCGGGTGCCGCTCTCCCGTTCCAGCTGCTGCCACAGCTCCCGCGAGCGCTGCGCGAGCGGCACCAGGCCGGGGTGCTCCAGGCAGGCCGTGCGGAACATCCTGCTCTCGCCGTACGAGGAGCCGTTGATGTTCGCCGGGCCGTAGCGGTCGACGCCGATCACGCGCAGGCCGCGTCGGGCCAGCTGCCACAGGGCGCTCGCGCCCCAGGCGCCGAGACCG
This sequence is a window from Streptomyces xanthii. Protein-coding genes within it:
- a CDS encoding RNA-guided endonuclease InsQ/TnpB family protein — its product is MAEASAATAGYARYTFRVRLSSTARRELEAEWDRCRWVWNESVAKSKAVHAHSRATGEKVTCGPAQLDKMLTEARKRTPWLAEGASVPQQQVIRDFGKSRAKALKDIKARLPVRQRAGMPRHKRKREALPSLNYTRRGFGLKDGRLHLAGGIVVRPVWSRELPKAPSSVRLYRDAVGHWWASFVVATVTEELPRTGRLIGIDWGVKETATTTSDTHDLPHPQHGRTAAQKLAKYQRMMARRKPKRGQPSSRGYREAKRQTAKLHRRIANQRTDTARKWAKRVVRDHDALAVENFRPRFLAKTTMARKAADAAIGAAKKALVEMARKHGRAVHLVNPAHTTMDCAQCGARAKHRLPLSERTYTCTACGTVSSRDKNSARVILVRAGLQPG
- the fabD gene encoding ACP S-malonyltransferase, whose translation is MTTMTRILMFPGQGAQSVGMGRDLFARFPDLVREADDVLGYSLSRLCLEDPEGQLGNTRYTQPALFAVGALAHRAYLEDGGEPADLAVGHSLGEYNALHAAGAFGFADGLRLVAARAAAMAEITGGGMSAVVGLPETRLRFLLMRAGFATLDLANLNTPGQIVLAGPVDDLAEVGPILEDAGARMVRRLDVSGPFHSRYMAPAAERLEPVVARTVFAPLAFPVIANATARPYAQDLVGATLLQQIHQPVRWHETVAAILDEVHGPEPEFTEIGTGRVLAGLLRQIRRERDQARVPAGAGAR
- a CDS encoding 4'-phosphopantetheinyl transferase family protein; amino-acid sequence: MNPVHPTAREDTVGLWFCPNDGLDQPTSALLAPHWLDEHERETAGRFLFERDRRQYLVAHCLVRRVLSLETGIPEAEAVLWRSSRGRPFLQAPPGGLPDGARDLDFNLSHAHGFNVMAVARDRRVGVDIERLDRGGERGFDWVVESFAPQERAYLAGLTAGGRRDRATLRLWTLKEAYAKARGLGLGLPFDSFSFELDEEQGVVGFRPPEGDDADRWCFVELNPRPQVLVSLAVERSRDGSAPGRIEMHDGFPWGRAVPRDIPLPAPHRALAPLVGAGA
- a CDS encoding flavin reductase family protein; the encoded protein is MTALDTTAVRERPAGTGDADRSDRSDRSAEAAQAAPSSAQSFRDAMAQLAAPVSVITALDPDGRRRGFTASSVSSVSLDPPLILAGVALTSSCHATLTTTPEFVVNVLGAQHRDLARRFATQDVDRFAGGGFDAWEGSGTPYLPDAALLMRCRTARIVRAGDHDLVLATPVEFRHGTADIAPLLWYRRGFHTARPHGA
- a CDS encoding AfsR/SARP family transcriptional regulator, giving the protein MQFRILGPVEIQDERTGLRILPTGAKQRALLGALVVKSGHVVSVHRLIDELWGENPPANATNALQAHVARLRRLLPVPEPGSGEPHHEWIVTRSLGYVLRPGRSTTDAQRFNELAARGRAAAADDPQQATELLRDALALWRGPALEGSVRGDICAAEAAQLEENRLTALETLYDACLRAARHDEIIGELEELTTDHPMRERFYDLLMVALYRCGRQAEALSVYDRARKRLVHELGVEPGPALRGRMDAILQHDPGLAAPGAPDRVASVVAMPLPPRPPGPLPGAGPDATVLSLSGEIARLQHRIERLSLEHEELMRRFDRLVAQPAAGQ
- the solA gene encoding N-methyl-L-tryptophan oxidase encodes the protein MTAPDADIAVVGLGAWGASALWQLARRGLRVIGVDRYGPANINGSSYGESRMFRTACLEHPGLVPLAQRSRELWQQLERESGTRLLEPTGAMLIGPEDGRIVGGALRAAREHSLDIEVLDRDALHRRSPAHEALPADHIAVVEPAGGLTLPEATIRAALASARTAGAQILTDTRVTALESESAGTAVHTAAGRVLRVRQVVVTAGPWLDQLVPGLPLEVVRMPTTWFTPREPDERFTLERLPVFMREVEDGDVLWGHGTLPGRTELKLGLEDGGRHFRVVDPETLDRSVSPSDWSVLGRRLADAVPGVGQEPSRATANIYARTPDGQFLIGRPRGNPRLVVAGGCSSHGFKHATGVGEVLADLVQGKEPAFPLGFTDPDRFE